CCTTTTACCGCCAGGGGACCAGCGGAGACGCTTCGTCTGCGGATGAATTTGTGGACGCGGCCCTGGCGTGGTTTGGTGACCGCGACCCCCGGCTCGGCTCCGCGTGGGAAAAAGGTGAACGCCTCGCCGGCCTGATTGCGCAACGCCGCACTTTACTGGTGCTGGACGGTCTCGAACCGCTCCAGAATCCGCCCGGTTCGCAGGAAGGGCGCCTGCGTGATCCCGCGCTCCAGGCGCTTCTGCGCGACCTTGCTGCGTTCAACCGGGGCCTGTGCGTGATTACCACGCGGCTGCCGGTTGCTGATATCGCCGATCACGAGGGCATCTCCGCTTTACGCCGTAACCTGGACTACCTTTCCGACGAGGCCGGGGCGCAGCTGCTGCGGGCGGTGGGCGTCAAAGGGCCAGAGGCCGAGCTGCGACAGGCCAGTGACGAATTCCGCGGCCATTGCCTGGCGCTCACCCTTCTGGGCAGCTACCTGACCGACGCTTATAATGGAGAGATTCGTTGCCGCGACGAGGTCTCCAACCGCCTGGCGCACGATGTGCGCCAGGGCGCCCATGCCCGGAAGGTGATGGCCTCCTATCAAGGCTGGTTCGGCGAGGGTGCGGAGCTGTCGGTGCTGCGTCTGCTCGGCCTGTTCGACCGGCCCGCAGACGCAAAAGCGCTCGAGGCCGTGCAGAAACCGCCGGCCATGCCGGGACTGACCGAAGGCTTGAGCGACCTGAGTCCGACCGAGTGGCGAACGATCCTGGCCAAGTTAAGAAGGGCACGGTTGCTGGCTGAGGAAGACCCGCACCGGCCCGGGCACCTGGACACCCATCCCCTGGTTCGTGAGTACTTTGGTGACCAGCTGCGGACCCAGCACATCGAGGCCTGGCGGGAAGGCAATCGGCGGCTCTATCTCCACTATCAGACGCTGGCGCCGCCACTGCCGGACACTTTCCGGGATATGGAGCCATTGTTCCTGGCCGTCACCTGCGGTTGCCAGGCCGGGTTGATGCGCGACGCCCTGCACCAGATCTACCTGCCGCGGATCCAACGGGGAGCCACCGCCTTCGCGGCAAATGTCCTCGGAGCCAGGGGCGCATCGCTCTCGGTTTTAGCCCAATTTTTTGAACAGGGCCATTGGGGTTCACCGGTGGCGACGGGCGTCGAAGGGCAAAGCCTAACCGCAGAAGACGAACTTTTCATCCTCATGCAGGCAGGCCTCCTTCTGACGGCCACACGCGGGTTGCAAGCACCGGAGGCACGCATCTGCTACGAGCGCGCGGAGTCCTTGTGTCATTCGCTCCATCGTCCCATGCAGCTCAATTCCGCGCTGCTGGGTCAGTGGCTATCTTCGCTTATCACCGACAAGCTGACGGAGACGATGCAGATCGCCAAACGCGTTTACGCCCTCGCGCAGAAGCAGAATGACCCTGTGTTAATGCTTGGAGCCCAACGCGCCTTGGCCGGCACATTTTACTACATGGGCGACTTTGAGGCCGCACGAGAACATGCGATGCATGCCATCCAGATCTGGCGCTCCGGAGCCGTGGCCTCTCCGGTCGAGGAGCTTCACTCACCCGCGGTTGTCAGTATGGTGTATAAGGCCCTCTGCGACTGGTGCTTTGGAGAGACCGCTTCTTGCCGGGCAACCATGGCCCAAGCGATCGACCTGGCGAGAGAATTGAAGAACACGACCGCGCTCGCCGCAGGCCTCTATTTCGCCGCGGCTCTGGGCCATCTTGAGCGCGATCCGGCTGAAGTGGAGCGCTTTGCATCGGATTTGATGGAACTGACCGCACATAACCGTCTTGGATTCTGGCCGGCTGGAGGGATGATTCTACGTGGTTGGGCGCGCAGCGCTTCCGGTGACATCGCGGAAGGCATCGCCTGGATCGAGGAGGGCATACGGGCCTACCGGGCAACCGGTGTGAAGCTGACCATGCCCTACCTGCTAACATTAAAGGCGGAAGCGTTGCACCTCGCCGGTCATAGCGCCGGAGCGCTCGAGGCAATAGAGGAGGCCGACGTAGCGGTCGATGCGTTTGAGGAGCGCTGGTGGTGCGCTGAATTGCATCGGCTTCGCGGGCTTTTTCTTGCCACCCTGGGTGCAGACGAGGCCCGGATTACGGCTTCGTTCTGCAATGCCGTGCAGATCGCAAAACGGCAAAGGTCGATCCCGCTGATGAATCGTGCCGAAGCGACTTACGCTGAATACCGTAGCCGAAAAGGGAGGAAGCATCCGGTTTTCACCCCGTCTGACGTCTTAACCTGCCATTTGCCGCGGCGTTCTCCGGGCGGGGAATGGTGAATCATCAAGCCGGACTGCGTCCGCGCTATCCGGAGAGGGCCGGCAGTCTGGACTCGAGGCCCTGGGCCTGATGGTTGACGTGATCGTCCTGTGGAAGCCCATCTACGTGGAGGCGGCCGGCCCTGAGGACCGGTCTACGTTCCGGCCGCCCCTCCGGGGCAAAGGCGCTCAACCATCCTGAGAAGAGGTGTAGGCTGTGCAGGACGTCAGCCACGCCCGCGTTCCAACTCCGAGGCAAACGGTCCCGTCAAGGCGTGCGCTGCCTTCCAAGGTTGGGACGAGCCGGCAGCACGTACGGCTTGGCAGCCGACGGAACGGTTTCCTTCAGCACTCTATGGCCGGATACGGTCACCGGCGTCATCACGAGCGGGCGATGGAGACGAAAAATTGTCGCCATCAGGGCCATGTTGTTATCGCTCCAGATGCCGCCGTGGTCATTGATGATATGGGAGGGCACCCGCACGATCCAAAACGGAACCCGGACGTTCCCGCCGTAACGATCGGGATTAACATCCCCGGCGTACCTGATCTGCCAGGACCTCCAGTCAGCAGCCGGGACGGCCGACTCGGGACCTCCTCGCCTCATGGCCTGAGCGCCGGCTTCCGAATCTCGTGGGGCACTCGTATAAAACACGCGATCCTTGGGATTATGGAGTAAATCATAATCGAACGCGTCACGGCCCTCCCCGGGTTTTGGGGCGTCAATAGGGGTGATGGCGTAATTTACCAAGTAGCGGTTATTCCCGGGCGTCGTCAGGGAGAACTGACGCTCAGAGATGACGGCTCGTGGGGTTCCGTCCGCGTTCCGGCCGGGAATCGGCACTTGGTCCCACGCCCAATGGCCGCCAATCATACTGCCCAGCTTACTGCCCAGGGGAAACGTAAGCCCGGTTGCCCGATCATTGTCCGCCTGCAGTTCGACAACCGTAGGCTGGTTTTCGTTCAGAGGGGTGCCTCGGCCGTCCCTGGGTACATATTTGCGCGAGTGCGCATCGTACCAGTAGAGTGAGTCCAGGCTCGCGACCAGTTGCCGGGCCAGCACCGCGTCCGAGGCAGGGTTGAGAATCAGCGCCAGGTCCCACGGCGGCTTGACGTTTTGGCCCTGGAGCGTGCGCACCGTATGCGCGACGGTCCGCTCAACGATCAGCCCTCCGAAAGAGTGACCGATCAAGACGGTATAGCTTTGAGGACGCAACCGGGCCGCGCGGGAAAGTTGAAGGATGGCGTCCAGGCAGTCGCCATTGCTGGCGATACGCTCGGCGGTGCGCTTACGACCCCAGAAAGTGAAGGTATTGATAATCGGGACGCGAAGGCTTTCCCCCGGCCATCCGAAGTAGATGCCGACCACGTTGAGACGATTATGAATCACTTGGCGCGTTTTGGCCAACCGGGTCAGGAAGCCGTCGAATCGACCGACGTCGGCTGAGGTCACGTCATTATGCCAGCCGTGAATATAGATCACCAGGAGGGGTCGCTCGGTGCGCTTGACCAAGTTAATGGCGTTCGACACCTCGTCGAGGGTAGGATCAGTGTACGAGCCGAATTCACCGAATTCGAGCACCGCGAGTTTGTGGTTAGCGTCATCGCGGAGGATGCTCCTCAAACCAGGGCCACCATAGCGTGCGGGGGGACGCGTTGCACACCCGGAGAGAACCAGGGCGACCATCACCGCTGCGATCGTGAAGACGCCACCGTTCGGGGACCGCCACCGGGTTACCCATTGCGTTATCGGCGTGCTCATGGGCGGATGTATACCAGGTTTTTGGGGGTAGGGGAATGGTTTCGACACCCGCTTGCCCCCGGTTTTTACCCGTCTCCCGCCAAACCGGGGATGCAATACGCATATCTACGTATTCTCAAGGTGTGGGGCATCCGGTATACCTCCGCTTCGAAGTTAGAGATCGCCCTGCGCGTTTGCACGGAGAAATACCGGTTTGCGCAAAACGGGCGTGCCTGCCATTCTGGAGCTTGATCGGAACGGAGCGACGGCTTGGTCAACAGGAACCGACAAAATGACATGCAACAATAAAAGAAGAAGAGGAAGCAGTTGGATCGTGATCCCGGGCGTCTTGTTTGCGGGAGCAGTCGTGGCCACTTCGATTTGTCGGCGCCTTGCGGGTCAGTCCGGAAAAGCAGGGCAGCGGTCGGCCATATCGCGCCTGCTGGAACCACTATTCGCGGTCATTAATCGATCCTGCCCCTGGCACAAACTACCGCCGTGGTTGGGCGCATTAAACCTCATCTCGTTTCGCGAGGTTCTGCAACACGAGAATCTGTACGATACTTCTGCGCCGGGTGCGTCGGACGCACGGGTGACCTGTGATCCGCGGTCGGTGTACGCACGCCGCTCTGAAGGGACCTGTAACAATTTGCAACATCCCGAGATGGGTGCCGCTTGCCAGCGGTTTGGCCGAAACGTTCCGCGGCAATTCACGTATCCCGAGGCCGCGCCGGCGATCATGTCGCCAAGCCCGCGCGTGGTCAGCCAGCGCCTGCTGGCGCGCGAAAGTTTCCGGCCGGCAGAATCATTGAACCTGTTGGCCGCGGCCTGGATTCAATTCCAGACGCACGACTGGTTTTCCCATGAGCGCGGAAAACCGTCGTCGAATGACTTCGAAATTCCAGTCGACGGTAATGATCAGTGGAAGGGAGGCTCGCCGATGCGCATACCGCGGACGCCCCCTGATCCGACGCGCAAACCCGAAGAGTCCGAACTGCCGCCGACTTACCGCAATCGCGAGTCCCACTGGTGGGACGCCTCGCAAATCTACGGCAACAGCGAGGAAGAAACCGACAAGCTTAAGAACACGCAAGATCCCGGCAAGTTAGAAGTCGATGAAAAGTCACACCTGTTGCCGCTTGATCCAACCACCGGCGAGCTCCGAACAGGTTTCAGCGATAACTGGTGGGTGGGACTGGCGCTCTTGCACACCCTTTTTGCCAGAGAACACAACGCCATCTTCGACCATTTACGCCGGCAGTACCCGTACTGGAACGAAGATCAGCTTTTCGACACCGCCCGATTGATCAACGCCACGCTGATGGCGAAGATTCATACGGTCGAGTGGACGCCTGCCATTCTTGCGCATCCCACGTTGAAGATCGCGATGAACGCCAATTGGTGGGGACTGGCAGGCGAAGGACTTCGCAAGCTGGTCGGCAGAATCAGCAACAGCGTGCTTATCAGCGGCATTCCGGGGTCGGCCACCGAACTGCATGGGGTCCCGTTCGCGCTCACCGAGGAGTTTGTGTCGGTGTACCGCCTGCACGCGCTCATCCCCGACCAGCTGAGATTCTACCACGTCTCGGACGGCAGACACCTCAAGGATCTGGAGTTTCGCAACGTCGCTTTCGAGAACGCGGCGAGCCTGCTGGATGACGGCACGACGATGGGAGACATCTTCTACTCGTTCGGGATTTCACATCCCGGGGCCATTACCCTGCATAACTACCCGCGATTCCTTCGGGAACTCGAAATGAGGGATGATAAGCAAAATAAGCTGATCAAGGACGCGCAGGGCAAGCCGGTCTACCTTGATCTGGCTGCGGTGGACATTATGCGGGACCGTGAACGCGGCGTGCCGCGCTACAACGAATTTCGCCGGCTGCTGCACAAGCCGCCAGTGACAACGTTCGAGGAAATCACCTCGAACCGGACCTGGGCGCAGGAGCTGAAAGAGGTTTACGGTGACGTGAACCGGGTGGATCTGATGGTGGGCATGTTCGCCGAGGATCTGCCGGAGGGGTTCGGATTCAGCGATACGGCCTTTCGTATTTTCATCCTGATGGCATCGCGGCGGCTCGAGTCTGATCGCTTCTTTACCGACGATTTCCGTCCCGAAATTTATACGCCGGAGGGCATAGAGTGGATTGACAACAATGACATGAAAAGTGTCCTGTTGCGGCATTACCCCGAGCTGCGCCCGGCGTTGCGGGAAGTCAATAACGCCTTTGCACCCTGGCGCGTCGTTGCGTAGCCTGTAACCCGGCGCGCCGTGATGCCTGCGCCCACCGGCGGCGCTCACCTCAAATTCAACACGCGCGAAACGTGCGATCCCGGCAGGAGGACGTCACCCATGCAACCAATTCCCAATGCCTCTCTGTTAGATAACGTGGCGTTCAATCTGCTCCACACCGTTCCGTATTTCCTGCGGGGTATTTTTACGAAAAGCCATTTCTGGAGCTGGTGCTTCAATGCCTTGCACACGGATGCTCTGGTGGTCCGGCTCTGCCAGCGCCTTCGCGCCAAATACGGAAGCGACTTCATCTACCTTTACCTGCTTCAGAACAAGGCCCTATGCGTATTTGACTATGACGGCATCAAACATGTCCTGGACAATTCACCGTTCATCTACGCTGACCCGGACCTGAAGCGCCGGGGCATGTCGCACTTTCAGCCGAACGCTTTGACCATTTCAAGAGGGGAAGAATGGAAGGATCGCCGGCGTTTCAATGAGGCAGTCCTGAATTCCGACCGCGCCGTGCACGAGCACGGCGATCTGTTCCTCGAGATTATCCGGTCCGAAGTCAACGCTCTGCTGGAAGACACAGCTGGCTACCTTGGCTGGAAGGATTTCGACCAGCTTTTCAAACGCATCACGCTGCAGCTGATTTTCGGTACGTCGGCGCGCGAGGAATCGGAACTGACCGATCGGCTGGAAAGGATGATGCAGGAAAGCAACCGGGTTTTTCTGTTGAAGAAGTCGAAGGACTTCGACCCGTTTTACGAGCGGATCCGGGCGCACCTGGCTGAGCCGGCGCCGGGCAGCCTAAGCGCGCTCTGCCCGCACGCGCCGTCCGGTCCGCTGACGCGCCAGGAAAACCAGGTGCCGCACTGGATGTTTGCCGCGATGGAAACGCTGGCCACAAATGCGCTTCGGACGCTGGCAACGATCGTCGCCCACCCTAAGGTCGAAGAGCGCATCCGGCTGCAACTCGCCGGAAAGCCTTTCAGTTCCGCAGCCGAGGTTGTCTCGCTGAAGTACCTTCGGGGCTGCCTGCAGGAGGCCATGCGTCTCTGGCCGACCACGCCGATGCTCGGTCGCCTCACGGTATCGGACGACCAGTTGGGCGGACGTCCGGTTCCGGCAAACACCCAGGTGATCATCCTGAACACCTTCCTTCATCGCGATTCCGAGAGGCACTACTTCGCCAACCGTTTTTCACCGGATCTCTGGCTGGAGAGCGAAGAAAATTACTATTTTAATCACTTGAGCAATGGGCGCCAGGCCTGTGCCGGAAAGAACCTGGTGCTGTTCGTCGGAACGGCCGTTCTGATTGAATTCCTTCGCGGCGGCCGGTACAGGCTGCGCCGCCCGGCCCTGCGTCCCGCCAAACCGCTTCCCCACACCTTCAATGAATTTCGAATCAAGCTTGAGCGTATTCCCCTCTACTAACAAGGGGCGGCCGAACCGGCGCGCGCTCGAGGCTCCGCGGCAATGTACCTCCCGCATGCAAAGGCAACACCCCCCCACCATCCTCATCTGCATACCACGTAAGTTAAACCGCGATTGAGTTTATGGCCGGAGATATCATTTTCGAACCGTTAAAAATCGGGAAAAACTTTGAAACGAAGAACCGGATTTTTCGTTCCAGCATTTCCGGTCGCTTCGACAACTACGACGGGTCGGGTACGGAGGCCCGGATCAACTGGGAAGAGAAATTCGCCCGCGGCGGCGTCGGCTCGATCATCACCTCCTTCGTGCCTGTCAGCATCCGGGGACGAATCCTACCGAACTACGCCACAATTGATACCGATGACCGGATCGATTTCTGGAGGGCCGTCGTGGAGCGGGTGCATCAGCACGATTGCCGCTTCATCATTCAAATAAGCCATTCCGGCCGCCAACGCGATAACGGTGGGGTTGAAAATGTCCATAACAAAGCCCTGAGCTCGACGAGCCAGTACGAGCCGCTCCATGGATTTCCCTGCCAGGCCATGACCCTGGAAGAGGTTCAGGAAACCGTTGAGCTCTTCGGTAAGGCGGCGCACCGGGTCCAGGCTGCCGGGGCGGACGGGGTTGAGACCCACAGCGCAAACGGTTACCTATTCACCCAGTTTCTCAGTTCAGGAGTCAACGATCGGCATGACAAATACGGCGGTTCGCTGCCGAACCGGGCCAGGTTCCTCATGGAAGTGATCAGGGAAGTCCGTCGGCAGGTTGGAGACGATTTCCATTTTCAGATCAAGATCAGCGCCGTCGAACGGAACAACGCCGTTCTTCCCTGGGAAAAACCGGGCAACGGCCTGTCGGAATCAATTCAGATCTGTCGCTGGGCGCATCACCCCGTCGAATGGGCCCGGGCCGCCGGCGAGGACGAGGCGGTCTGGAGTAAAGTGAAGGGTCCGGTCGCGTTTCATGTGTCGACGGGAAGCAGCTTCCCGCATCCGCTGAATCCTCCGGGCGATTTTCCGACCGAAGTGCTGGCACGGACGTACGAAACGGTTATCTCCAGCGGCACGCATACGTTCCGCAACTTCATCCTGTTCCGCCATGCATTGGGCGCCTGGCTGTTTCGAACCCTTTGGTTGCGGGTGCAGAAAGGGGTCAAAGGCCACCGGCTCAACGTTCCCAAGGTGAAGCAGCCCTTGATCACGCGCGGCTTGACGCCTGCCGGCATGCAGCGACTGCTCGACGCCTACCAGGGCGTGAGCCTCGGTGATGCGCAGCGGATCAGGCAGGCCCTGGCCAACCAGGCCAGGGCGCTCGGGATGAATCCACCGCCGGTCATCTGCACCGGGGGATTTCAGCAGGCGTCGTACATCCGGAGAGCAATTCAGGATGGCTACTGTGACGCAGTTTCAATGGCCCGGCCGCTCATCGCAAACAACGATCTGCCCAAAATCTTTCAGAGCGGTGCGGATTTTCCCAAAAATCCGTGCACGTACTGCAACAAATGCCTGGTCCATGACATCGAAGATCCGTTGGGATGCTACAACGAAGACCGGTATGCGAATTACGACGACTTGCTGCAGTCCGTGATGTCCGTGTTTGAACCGGCCGCGCGGTAACCGGCGGAAAATCTGCCAGCGTTCCTGCAACCTAATGAAAATCGAGCGATGCCGGCTTTCAGGCTCGGCGCCGGGTGCACGGGTCGATTTTGAACTGAGCCGGTTAAATTCAGTGATGAAGCTGCCTTGACCATGAGAAAACTGATTATAGCGGGTGTCAT
The nucleotide sequence above comes from Verrucomicrobiota bacterium. Encoded proteins:
- a CDS encoding protein kinase; translated protein: MQSDAPAKITMGEGPRDCPTCGTPYPEGSADTGCPVCLFRRTLDLESETKINAPGDGLSPDDGDGFDHYELARREDGSLDELGRGAMGITYRAFDTVLGHAVALKVLDAHIAADPAAQARFLREARAAARLRHPNIASVFYYGVRPSDGQCFYAMELIEGETLQARLRREGPLPLPVALEITRQVTRALAAADAQGLVHRDLKPSNLMLAKGPEFSVRIIDFGLAKAVAAAEESDLTHGGFVGTPVFASPEQFTSGGVDVRADLYSLGVTLWEMLTGEAPFQGSRAALMQQHLRAPLPLDQLKGVPQPVCLLLQTLLEKDPARRLQTPDDLLQALPKITGAIEAGRSLARHDLHRAPSADRAAVAAVTRRPPPRRGPKKISIARLPVTGREMFGREEDLAFLEAAWADPHVNAVTVVAWAGVGKSTLVNHWLRRMAAERYRSAEVVFGWSFYRQGTSGDASSADEFVDAALAWFGDRDPRLGSAWEKGERLAGLIAQRRTLLVLDGLEPLQNPPGSQEGRLRDPALQALLRDLAAFNRGLCVITTRLPVADIADHEGISALRRNLDYLSDEAGAQLLRAVGVKGPEAELRQASDEFRGHCLALTLLGSYLTDAYNGEIRCRDEVSNRLAHDVRQGAHARKVMASYQGWFGEGAELSVLRLLGLFDRPADAKALEAVQKPPAMPGLTEGLSDLSPTEWRTILAKLRRARLLAEEDPHRPGHLDTHPLVREYFGDQLRTQHIEAWREGNRRLYLHYQTLAPPLPDTFRDMEPLFLAVTCGCQAGLMRDALHQIYLPRIQRGATAFAANVLGARGASLSVLAQFFEQGHWGSPVATGVEGQSLTAEDELFILMQAGLLLTATRGLQAPEARICYERAESLCHSLHRPMQLNSALLGQWLSSLITDKLTETMQIAKRVYALAQKQNDPVLMLGAQRALAGTFYYMGDFEAAREHAMHAIQIWRSGAVASPVEELHSPAVVSMVYKALCDWCFGETASCRATMAQAIDLARELKNTTALAAGLYFAAALGHLERDPAEVERFASDLMELTAHNRLGFWPAGGMILRGWARSASGDIAEGIAWIEEGIRAYRATGVKLTMPYLLTLKAEALHLAGHSAGALEAIEEADVAVDAFEERWWCAELHRLRGLFLATLGADEARITASFCNAVQIAKRQRSIPLMNRAEATYAEYRSRKGRKHPVFTPSDVLTCHLPRRSPGGEW
- a CDS encoding peroxidase, with product MTCNNKRRRGSSWIVIPGVLFAGAVVATSICRRLAGQSGKAGQRSAISRLLEPLFAVINRSCPWHKLPPWLGALNLISFREVLQHENLYDTSAPGASDARVTCDPRSVYARRSEGTCNNLQHPEMGAACQRFGRNVPRQFTYPEAAPAIMSPSPRVVSQRLLARESFRPAESLNLLAAAWIQFQTHDWFSHERGKPSSNDFEIPVDGNDQWKGGSPMRIPRTPPDPTRKPEESELPPTYRNRESHWWDASQIYGNSEEETDKLKNTQDPGKLEVDEKSHLLPLDPTTGELRTGFSDNWWVGLALLHTLFAREHNAIFDHLRRQYPYWNEDQLFDTARLINATLMAKIHTVEWTPAILAHPTLKIAMNANWWGLAGEGLRKLVGRISNSVLISGIPGSATELHGVPFALTEEFVSVYRLHALIPDQLRFYHVSDGRHLKDLEFRNVAFENAASLLDDGTTMGDIFYSFGISHPGAITLHNYPRFLRELEMRDDKQNKLIKDAQGKPVYLDLAAVDIMRDRERGVPRYNEFRRLLHKPPVTTFEEITSNRTWAQELKEVYGDVNRVDLMVGMFAEDLPEGFGFSDTAFRIFILMASRRLESDRFFTDDFRPEIYTPEGIEWIDNNDMKSVLLRHYPELRPALREVNNAFAPWRVVA
- a CDS encoding cytochrome P450, coding for MQPIPNASLLDNVAFNLLHTVPYFLRGIFTKSHFWSWCFNALHTDALVVRLCQRLRAKYGSDFIYLYLLQNKALCVFDYDGIKHVLDNSPFIYADPDLKRRGMSHFQPNALTISRGEEWKDRRRFNEAVLNSDRAVHEHGDLFLEIIRSEVNALLEDTAGYLGWKDFDQLFKRITLQLIFGTSAREESELTDRLERMMQESNRVFLLKKSKDFDPFYERIRAHLAEPAPGSLSALCPHAPSGPLTRQENQVPHWMFAAMETLATNALRTLATIVAHPKVEERIRLQLAGKPFSSAAEVVSLKYLRGCLQEAMRLWPTTPMLGRLTVSDDQLGGRPVPANTQVIILNTFLHRDSERHYFANRFSPDLWLESEENYYFNHLSNGRQACAGKNLVLFVGTAVLIEFLRGGRYRLRRPALRPAKPLPHTFNEFRIKLERIPLY
- a CDS encoding NADH:flavin oxidoreductase, which gives rise to MAGDIIFEPLKIGKNFETKNRIFRSSISGRFDNYDGSGTEARINWEEKFARGGVGSIITSFVPVSIRGRILPNYATIDTDDRIDFWRAVVERVHQHDCRFIIQISHSGRQRDNGGVENVHNKALSSTSQYEPLHGFPCQAMTLEEVQETVELFGKAAHRVQAAGADGVETHSANGYLFTQFLSSGVNDRHDKYGGSLPNRARFLMEVIREVRRQVGDDFHFQIKISAVERNNAVLPWEKPGNGLSESIQICRWAHHPVEWARAAGEDEAVWSKVKGPVAFHVSTGSSFPHPLNPPGDFPTEVLARTYETVISSGTHTFRNFILFRHALGAWLFRTLWLRVQKGVKGHRLNVPKVKQPLITRGLTPAGMQRLLDAYQGVSLGDAQRIRQALANQARALGMNPPPVICTGGFQQASYIRRAIQDGYCDAVSMARPLIANNDLPKIFQSGADFPKNPCTYCNKCLVHDIEDPLGCYNEDRYANYDDLLQSVMSVFEPAAR